In Hasllibacter sp. MH4015, the following proteins share a genomic window:
- a CDS encoding acetylornithine deacetylase/succinyl-diaminopimelate desuccinylase family protein, with the protein MSDALLSAISARRDELIQLTRDLIAIPTLNPPGRNYRQICVYLAERLAKRDFKVELIRAEGAIADSTKYPRWNLVARRAGASPGDCVHFNSHHDIVAVGEGWTRDPFGGEVEDGRIYGRGACDMKGGLASSIIAAEAFVDTHPEFRGAVEISATADEESGGFGGVAYLAEQGYFDPARVQHVIIPEPLNKDRICLGHRGVWWAEIETKGRIAHGSMPFLGDCAVRHMGAVLEEMEATLFPLLATKLTDMPVVPEGAKQSTLNINSIHGGEPVQEEGYTGLPAACVPDRCTITIDRRFLIEEDLDEVKAEVTNLLEKIRAERPDFRYEIRDLWDVKPTMTDPDAPVVKTVQGAIAKVLNTQAEFVVSPGTYDQKHIDRIGRLKNCIAYGPGILDLAHQPDEWVGIQDMEDAAKVMALTLAELLL; encoded by the coding sequence ATGTCCGACGCGCTCCTCTCCGCCATCTCCGCCCGCCGGGATGAGCTGATCCAGCTCACCCGCGACCTGATCGCGATCCCCACCCTGAACCCGCCGGGGCGCAATTACCGGCAAATCTGCGTCTACCTGGCCGAGCGGCTGGCGAAACGCGATTTCAAGGTGGAACTGATCCGGGCCGAGGGCGCGATCGCCGACAGCACCAAGTATCCCCGCTGGAACCTCGTGGCGCGGCGCGCCGGCGCATCGCCGGGCGATTGCGTCCACTTCAACTCCCACCACGACATCGTCGCCGTGGGCGAGGGCTGGACCAGGGACCCGTTCGGTGGGGAGGTGGAGGACGGCCGCATCTACGGGCGCGGGGCGTGCGACATGAAGGGGGGCCTCGCATCCTCCATCATCGCGGCGGAGGCGTTCGTGGACACCCATCCCGAATTCAGGGGTGCGGTCGAAATCTCCGCCACGGCAGACGAGGAATCGGGTGGCTTCGGCGGCGTCGCCTACCTGGCCGAGCAGGGCTATTTCGACCCGGCCCGCGTGCAACACGTCATCATTCCCGAACCGCTCAACAAGGATCGCATCTGCCTGGGCCACCGTGGCGTCTGGTGGGCGGAGATCGAGACCAAGGGCCGCATCGCCCACGGCTCCATGCCGTTTCTCGGCGATTGCGCCGTCCGCCACATGGGCGCGGTGCTGGAGGAGATGGAGGCGACGCTGTTCCCGCTTCTCGCCACCAAGCTAACGGATATGCCCGTGGTCCCCGAAGGCGCGAAGCAATCGACGCTCAACATCAATTCTATCCATGGCGGCGAACCGGTGCAGGAGGAGGGTTATACCGGCCTGCCTGCGGCCTGCGTGCCCGACCGCTGCACCATCACCATCGACCGCCGCTTCCTGATCGAGGAGGATCTGGACGAGGTGAAGGCCGAAGTGACGAACCTGCTGGAAAAGATCCGCGCCGAGCGGCCCGATTTCCGTTACGAGATCCGCGACCTGTGGGACGTGAAGCCCACCATGACCGATCCGGACGCGCCGGTGGTTAAGACGGTGCAGGGCGCGATTGCCAAGGTGCTGAACACGCAAGCGGAATTCGTCGTGTCACCGGGGACCTACGACCAGAAGCATATCGACCGGATCGGGCGGTTGAAGAATTGCATCGCCTACGGACCCGGCATCCTCGACCTGGCGCACCAGCCTGACGAATGGGTCGGTATCCAGGACATGGAAGATGCGGCCAAGGTCATGGCGCTGACCCTGGCGGAGCTGCTCCTTTAG
- a CDS encoding ABC transporter substrate-binding protein, translating to MNRTLRLSAAALALCAAPAMAQQTTITIGMQLEPPMLDPTGGAAAAIDEVVYSNVFEGLTRFAADGSVIPGLAESWDISEDGTVYTFNLRSGVTFHDGEAMTAEDVVFSFDRARADDTTNAQTALFENIVSVEAVDDTTVTITLDGPDGAFLFDMAWGDAVIVDPASAETNATNPIGTGAFRFENWAQGDSVSLVRNDDYWGDAPALTEVTFRFISDPNAAFAALMAGDVDAFPVFPAPETLSQFDGDPRFNVIVGSTEGETILAMNNGAEPLDNPLVRQAISHAINRQDIIDGAMFGYGTPIGTHFAPHNPDYVDLTGNSEFNPDRARELLAEAGVENLTLRMMLPPPSYARRGGEIIASQLRDVGIETEITNLEWAQWLEQVFRGYDFDLTIVSHTEPADINIYARPEYYFQYDNPDFQALMEELSVTADPAERTRINQAAQEMIAGDYVNAYLFQLAKTGVANANITGLWENSPTQANDLTGVSWTQ from the coding sequence ATGAACCGCACCCTCCGCCTGTCTGCGGCTGCTTTGGCTTTGTGCGCCGCACCCGCGATGGCCCAGCAGACCACCATCACCATCGGGATGCAGCTTGAACCGCCGATGCTTGACCCCACGGGCGGGGCGGCGGCGGCCATCGACGAAGTGGTCTATTCCAACGTCTTCGAAGGGCTGACACGCTTTGCCGCCGACGGCTCGGTCATCCCCGGCCTCGCGGAATCGTGGGACATTTCGGAGGATGGGACAGTCTACACCTTCAACCTGCGCTCCGGCGTGACCTTCCACGACGGCGAAGCGATGACGGCAGAAGATGTCGTCTTTTCCTTCGACCGGGCGCGCGCGGACGATACGACAAACGCCCAGACCGCCCTGTTCGAGAATATCGTGAGCGTGGAAGCCGTGGACGACACCACCGTCACCATCACGCTCGACGGGCCGGACGGCGCTTTCCTCTTCGACATGGCCTGGGGGGACGCGGTGATCGTCGACCCCGCTTCGGCGGAGACCAACGCCACCAACCCGATCGGCACCGGCGCCTTCCGGTTCGAGAACTGGGCACAGGGTGACAGCGTATCGCTTGTGCGCAACGACGATTACTGGGGCGACGCCCCCGCCCTGACGGAGGTGACGTTCCGCTTCATCTCGGACCCCAACGCCGCCTTCGCCGCGCTGATGGCGGGGGATGTGGACGCTTTCCCGGTCTTCCCCGCGCCCGAAACCCTGTCGCAATTCGACGGTGATCCCCGCTTCAACGTCATCGTCGGCTCCACCGAGGGGGAGACGATCCTTGCCATGAACAATGGGGCCGAACCGCTCGACAATCCGCTGGTGCGGCAGGCGATCAGCCACGCGATCAACCGGCAGGACATCATCGACGGCGCGATGTTCGGCTATGGCACGCCCATCGGCACCCATTTCGCGCCCCATAATCCCGACTACGTGGATCTGACGGGCAATTCCGAGTTCAACCCCGACCGCGCCCGCGAATTGCTGGCCGAAGCGGGCGTTGAAAACCTTACGCTGCGCATGATGTTGCCGCCGCCGTCCTATGCCCGTCGTGGGGGAGAGATCATCGCCAGCCAGCTCCGTGATGTGGGGATCGAGACGGAGATCACCAACCTGGAATGGGCGCAATGGCTTGAGCAGGTGTTCCGCGGCTATGATTTCGACCTGACCATCGTCAGCCACACCGAACCCGCCGACATCAACATCTACGCGCGCCCGGAATACTACTTCCAGTATGACAATCCGGATTTCCAGGCCCTGATGGAGGAGCTGTCCGTAACCGCCGACCCGGCGGAGCGGACGCGCATCAACCAGGCCGCGCAGGAGATGATCGCGGGCGATTACGTCAATGCCTACCTGTTCCAGCTGGCCAAAACGGGCGTGGCAAATGCCAACATCACCGGCCTGTGGGAAAACTCCCCCACCCAGGCCAACGACCTCACCGGCGTCAGCTGGACCCAGTGA
- the rpe gene encoding ribulose-phosphate 3-epimerase, with protein sequence MPFDRSIKIAPSILAADFANFGAEVRAVEAEGADWIHIDVMDGHFVPNLTFGPPMVKALRPHVTTVMDVHLMITPVDPYIDAYADAGADVLTAHVEAGPHIHRTLQAIRGAGMKAGVALNPGTPAGAVAHVLDLCDLICVMTVNPGFGGQSFIDMSAKITELREMIGDREVHIEIDGGVDVKTAPLVAGAGADVLVAGSAVFRGGSVDDPSPYGENIRAIRAAAGA encoded by the coding sequence ATGCCGTTTGATCGTTCCATCAAGATCGCGCCGTCGATCCTTGCCGCCGATTTCGCCAATTTCGGGGCGGAGGTGCGCGCGGTCGAGGCAGAGGGCGCGGATTGGATTCATATCGACGTGATGGACGGGCATTTCGTGCCGAACCTGACCTTCGGCCCGCCCATGGTAAAGGCGTTGCGGCCCCATGTGACAACCGTGATGGACGTGCATCTGATGATCACGCCGGTCGATCCCTATATCGACGCCTATGCCGATGCGGGTGCCGATGTCCTGACCGCCCATGTGGAGGCGGGGCCGCATATCCACCGCACGTTGCAGGCCATTCGCGGCGCGGGCATGAAGGCGGGCGTGGCGCTGAACCCCGGCACGCCTGCGGGGGCGGTCGCGCATGTTCTGGACCTGTGCGACCTGATTTGCGTGATGACAGTGAACCCCGGTTTCGGCGGGCAGAGCTTCATCGACATGTCCGCCAAGATCACCGAATTGCGGGAGATGATCGGCGACCGCGAGGTCCATATCGAGATCGACGGCGGCGTAGACGTGAAAACCGCCCCGCTGGTCGCAGGGGCAGGTGCGGATGTGCTGGTGGCCGGCTCGGCGGTGTTCCGGGGCGGGTCCGTGGACGATCCCTCACCTTATGGCGAGAACATTCGGGCGATCCGGGCGGCTGCGGGCGCATAG
- a CDS encoding DMT family transporter, producing the protein MTAQYMFALLAIAVGGACIAVQAPINARLGSFAGDPVVAAAISFIVGAVVLSVIVVLRGAVPSVGQMADAPWWAWVGGALGAVYVWAAVWSVGTLGVVTMVAALIFGQLAAALALDAIGAFGLQVRDISWTRIAAVALVAAGLVLSRL; encoded by the coding sequence ATGACCGCCCAATACATGTTCGCCCTGCTTGCCATCGCTGTCGGTGGTGCCTGCATCGCTGTCCAGGCCCCGATCAACGCGCGTCTGGGCAGTTTTGCGGGCGACCCCGTGGTGGCCGCAGCGATCAGCTTCATCGTCGGCGCGGTGGTGCTGTCGGTGATCGTCGTTCTGCGCGGCGCGGTGCCGAGCGTCGGACAGATGGCCGACGCGCCGTGGTGGGCCTGGGTCGGCGGGGCGCTTGGCGCGGTCTATGTCTGGGCGGCGGTCTGGTCGGTCGGCACGCTGGGGGTCGTCACGATGGTGGCCGCGCTGATTTTCGGGCAGCTTGCGGCGGCGCTGGCGCTCGATGCCATCGGGGCGTTCGGCCTTCAGGTGCGGGACATCAGCTGGACCCGGATCGCGGCGGTGGCCCTGGTGGCCGCGGGGCTTGTCCTCAGCCGGTTGTGA
- a CDS encoding DUF1523 family protein, translated as MRWPRIIILLIVLSFLGAFLHYTLPQRDIVRIVNVESRLTEVSGWTRWFFASPDSGTSQSTPTRDLRLISTVRPDGSIMVYRNEDTGVLWPPYLKFDSEDLQAEAANLQSTEADPRWVAVTHYGWRFNILSIYPNALEIHPVEGPDVQLIPWMPFAVLFVLALIAFMAWRIWERFEDRVIAPALDGTRVRWAKFKDRLSGRG; from the coding sequence ATGCGCTGGCCCCGGATCATAATCCTTCTGATCGTGCTGAGTTTTCTGGGCGCGTTTCTGCATTACACGCTGCCCCAGCGCGACATCGTGCGCATCGTGAACGTGGAATCGCGCCTGACCGAAGTGTCGGGGTGGACGCGGTGGTTCTTCGCCTCCCCCGATAGCGGGACAAGCCAGAGCACCCCCACGCGGGATCTGCGCCTGATCTCCACCGTGCGGCCCGACGGGTCGATCATGGTTTACCGCAACGAGGATACGGGCGTCCTTTGGCCGCCCTACCTGAAATTCGACAGCGAGGATTTGCAGGCCGAGGCCGCGAATCTGCAATCCACCGAAGCCGACCCTCGATGGGTCGCGGTGACCCATTACGGCTGGCGGTTCAATATCCTGTCGATCTATCCCAACGCGCTGGAGATTCACCCGGTCGAGGGGCCGGATGTGCAGCTGATCCCCTGGATGCCGTTCGCGGTGTTGTTCGTGCTGGCCCTGATCGCGTTCATGGCCTGGCGGATATGGGAGCGGTTCGAGGATCGGGTGATCGCGCCCGCGCTTGACGGCACACGGGTGCGGTGGGCGAAGTTCAAGGACCGCCTGTCCGGCCGCGGCTGA
- a CDS encoding sulfotransferase has translation MLAMVKGPVFDHLFLGVGAMKAGTTWIYDALHRHPDIHFCREKEIHYFFARHLNPDILSDKARMRRAKAYLAFDPEVSAPKVLQKRVRWTANWLDGPVDDDWFNNLFLHRGDARWVAEFSNLTALLPEQAWADLHARTGKLRVIYTLREPLDRLWSHVRFHLKMQKASAKLEEWSLDELEDHIRHGGDYLDHSNYVAAIARMQAALPRDCLRVDFFDRIPADPTGFIADIVRFLDLPPDDLPGDVIGRVVNPSPPRAMPDGLAERFADDVAAQVEGLKDLGLTPPRSWG, from the coding sequence ATGTTGGCGATGGTCAAAGGCCCGGTATTCGATCACCTGTTTCTGGGCGTCGGCGCGATGAAGGCGGGCACGACCTGGATCTACGACGCGCTGCACCGCCACCCCGACATCCACTTCTGTCGGGAGAAGGAGATTCACTATTTCTTCGCGCGCCACCTGAACCCCGACATCCTGTCCGACAAGGCCCGGATGCGGCGCGCCAAGGCTTATCTTGCCTTCGATCCGGAGGTGTCCGCCCCCAAGGTGCTGCAAAAGCGCGTGCGCTGGACGGCGAATTGGCTCGACGGGCCGGTGGACGATGATTGGTTCAACAACCTTTTCCTGCATCGCGGCGATGCGCGCTGGGTGGCGGAGTTTTCCAATCTGACCGCCTTGCTGCCGGAACAGGCCTGGGCCGACCTTCACGCCCGCACGGGAAAATTGCGCGTCATCTACACCCTGCGCGAACCGCTGGACCGGCTTTGGTCCCATGTGCGGTTCCACCTCAAGATGCAAAAGGCGAGCGCGAAGCTGGAGGAATGGTCCCTCGATGAGTTGGAGGATCACATACGCCACGGCGGCGATTACCTCGATCATTCCAACTATGTCGCGGCCATCGCCCGGATGCAGGCCGCCCTTCCGCGCGACTGCCTGCGGGTGGATTTCTTTGATCGCATCCCCGCCGATCCCACCGGGTTCATCGCCGATATCGTGCGCTTTCTGGACCTTCCGCCCGACGATCTGCCCGGGGACGTGATCGGGCGCGTCGTCAATCCTTCCCCGCCCCGCGCCATGCCGGACGGGCTGGCCGAACGGTTCGCGGACGACGTCGCGGCCCAGGTTGAAGGCTTGAAGGATCTGGGCCTGACGCCGCCACGGTCCTGGGGCTAG
- a CDS encoding thermonuclease family protein, with protein sequence MVDGDTIRIKRTQIRLFGIDAPEMNHPFGKRAKWAMFELCKNQMITAEITELDDHGRAVAQCFLDDGRDLSAELVKLGLALDWPKFSGGLYRALETSDARRKLWLADARQKGRMHVWDRFDARQADGVDR encoded by the coding sequence GTGGTCGACGGTGACACGATCCGCATCAAGCGCACCCAGATCCGCCTTTTCGGCATCGACGCACCCGAGATGAACCACCCCTTCGGAAAACGCGCCAAATGGGCCATGTTCGAGCTCTGCAAGAACCAGATGATCACCGCCGAAATCACGGAGCTTGACGATCACGGTCGCGCGGTGGCCCAATGCTTTCTCGACGACGGGCGTGATCTCTCGGCGGAGCTTGTGAAACTCGGCCTTGCACTCGACTGGCCGAAATTCTCAGGCGGCCTTTACCGGGCGCTGGAGACCTCCGACGCGCGCCGGAAACTCTGGCTGGCGGATGCCCGGCAAAAGGGCCGAATGCATGTCTGGGACAGGTTCGATGCACGGCAAGCGGACGGGGTAGATCGCTAG
- a CDS encoding aldehyde dehydrogenase family protein has protein sequence MTTREIFDSMEYGPAPESSAEALKWLADRGGIAGHFIGGKWGPLRDDFPSNNPASGEKLAGVTKGTADEVAKAVAAARKAQPKWARDSHARARVLYAIARLMQKHSRLLAVMESLDNGKPIRESRDIDVPLAIRHFYYHAGLAQLLPTEMPDHAPLGVCGQIIPWNFPLLMLAWKIAPALAAGNTIVLKPAEYTSLSAMVFAEICAEAGVPPGVVNIITGDGETGAALVDADVDKIAFTGSTDVGRRIREATAGTGKSLTLELGGKSPYIVFDDADIDSAIEGLVDAIWFNQGQVCCAGSRLLVQEGIAEDFHTRLKARMAALRMGDPLDKSIDIGAIVDPVQHDTITRLVGASDGDIHHAPIAIPERGCFYPPTLITGLSTASPLMQEEIFGPVLVSTTFRTPAEAVEVANNTRYGLAATLWTENLNLALDIAPKLVSGVVWVNATNLFDAAAPFGGVRESGFGREGGWEGLEAYLKPTAKLHPAKAIAPNPAPDTPHAPDLDRTAKMYIGGKQARPDGGYSRAHYTRKGALIGHTGLGNRKDIRNAVEAAAGAAKWSKTTGHLRAQILYYIAENLSARAEEFTARLREITGSNANQAGAEVAAAITTLFTYAAFADKYDGAAKGVPIRGIALAMHEPVGTIAALAPDDAPLLAPVTLLGAALSMGNRIVLAPSEAAPLAATDLYQVLDTSDVPSGVVNIVTGTHADVAPTLAAHMNVDALWSFSPHADRAEMEQASALNLKRTWINHSGNPDWTSLSPRTALAHATETKTIWVPYGE, from the coding sequence ATGACCACCCGAGAAATCTTCGATTCCATGGAATACGGCCCCGCCCCGGAAAGCTCCGCCGAGGCGCTGAAATGGCTGGCCGATCGCGGCGGCATCGCGGGCCATTTCATCGGCGGCAAATGGGGTCCCTTGAGAGACGACTTTCCATCCAACAACCCCGCGAGCGGAGAGAAGCTGGCCGGTGTGACCAAGGGCACGGCAGACGAGGTTGCCAAGGCCGTCGCCGCCGCCCGCAAAGCGCAACCGAAATGGGCGCGCGACAGCCATGCCCGCGCCCGCGTCCTTTATGCCATCGCCCGGCTGATGCAGAAGCATTCCCGCCTGCTCGCCGTGATGGAAAGCCTCGACAACGGCAAACCGATCCGGGAGAGCCGCGACATCGACGTGCCGCTGGCGATCCGCCATTTCTACTACCACGCGGGCCTGGCGCAGCTTCTGCCGACCGAGATGCCGGACCACGCGCCGCTTGGCGTCTGCGGACAGATCATCCCTTGGAACTTCCCGCTCCTGATGCTGGCGTGGAAAATCGCGCCCGCCCTGGCCGCTGGTAACACAATCGTCCTGAAACCCGCCGAATACACGTCCCTCAGCGCTATGGTCTTTGCCGAGATCTGTGCGGAGGCGGGTGTGCCGCCCGGCGTCGTCAACATCATCACCGGGGACGGGGAAACCGGCGCGGCGCTCGTTGACGCCGATGTCGACAAGATCGCCTTCACCGGCTCCACCGATGTGGGCCGCCGCATCCGCGAAGCCACTGCCGGGACGGGAAAGTCGCTGACGTTGGAGCTTGGGGGCAAGTCGCCCTACATCGTCTTCGACGACGCCGATATCGATTCAGCCATCGAAGGGCTGGTGGACGCGATCTGGTTCAACCAGGGCCAGGTCTGCTGCGCGGGCTCTCGCCTGTTGGTGCAGGAAGGCATTGCCGAGGATTTCCACACCCGCCTCAAGGCCCGCATGGCCGCCCTGCGCATGGGCGATCCGCTCGACAAGAGCATCGACATCGGCGCCATCGTGGACCCGGTCCAGCACGACACGATCACGCGGCTCGTGGGGGCCAGCGACGGCGACATCCACCACGCCCCCATCGCGATCCCCGAACGGGGCTGCTTCTATCCGCCAACGCTGATCACCGGTCTCTCCACTGCCTCGCCCCTGATGCAGGAGGAGATTTTCGGCCCCGTCCTCGTCTCCACCACCTTCCGCACGCCGGCCGAAGCGGTGGAGGTCGCCAACAACACCCGCTACGGGCTGGCCGCGACGCTCTGGACCGAAAACCTGAACCTCGCGCTGGACATCGCGCCCAAGCTGGTCTCAGGCGTGGTCTGGGTGAACGCCACCAACCTCTTCGATGCCGCCGCCCCCTTTGGCGGTGTGCGCGAAAGCGGCTTCGGGCGCGAAGGCGGCTGGGAAGGGCTGGAGGCCTATCTCAAACCGACCGCCAAGCTCCATCCGGCCAAGGCCATAGCGCCCAACCCGGCCCCCGACACGCCCCATGCCCCGGATCTCGACCGGACCGCCAAGATGTATATCGGCGGCAAACAGGCCCGCCCCGATGGTGGCTACAGCCGCGCCCATTACACACGCAAGGGCGCGCTGATCGGCCATACCGGCCTTGGCAATCGCAAGGATATCCGCAACGCGGTGGAGGCTGCGGCGGGGGCCGCGAAATGGTCGAAGACCACCGGCCACCTGCGCGCGCAAATCCTTTACTATATCGCGGAGAACCTTTCGGCCCGGGCGGAGGAATTCACGGCGCGGCTCAGGGAGATTACCGGCAGCAACGCGAACCAGGCGGGGGCGGAGGTTGCCGCGGCAATCACCACGCTTTTCACCTACGCCGCCTTCGCGGACAAATACGACGGGGCCGCCAAGGGCGTCCCGATCCGGGGCATCGCGCTGGCCATGCACGAACCCGTTGGCACTATCGCCGCCCTCGCGCCGGATGACGCGCCGCTTCTGGCGCCGGTCACGCTCCTTGGTGCCGCGCTTTCCATGGGCAACCGGATCGTCCTGGCCCCAAGCGAGGCCGCGCCCCTGGCCGCGACCGACCTCTACCAGGTGCTCGACACGTCCGACGTCCCCTCGGGGGTCGTGAACATCGTCACCGGCACCCACGCCGACGTCGCCCCGACCCTGGCCGCGCACATGAATGTCGACGCGCTCTGGTCCTTCTCCCCCCATGCCGACCGGGCGGAGATGGAACAGGCCAGCGCACTGAACCTCAAGCGGACGTGGATCAACCATTCCGGCAACCCGGACTGGACAAGTCTGAGCCCGAGAACCGCGCTTGCCCACGCGACGGAGACCAAGACGATCTGGGTGCCCTACGGCGAGTGA
- the deoC gene encoding deoxyribose-phosphate aldolase, with amino-acid sequence MTDTLHPATTTATDQLPQVHLPRNDGMELDLDWVASVQANTSAIERRAATLPGRRSVKKTHQAAWLAKAITLIDLTTLSGDDTAGRVRRLCAKARQPVRADLLDALGLPPITTGAVCVYHDMIDVAVEALQGTNIPVAAVSTGFPAGLSPFELRVKEIEMSVAAGAKEIDIVISRRHALTGNWKALYEEMRAFRSACGEAHVKAILATGELGTLRNVAKASLVCMMAGADFIKTSTGKESVNATLPVSLTMIRAIRAFEARTGYKVGYKPAGGISKAKDSLVYLSLMKEELGNRWLQPDLFRFGASSLLGDIERQLEHHVTGAYSAGYRHGMG; translated from the coding sequence ATGACCGACACGCTGCACCCCGCCACCACGACCGCAACCGATCAGCTTCCCCAAGTCCATCTGCCGCGCAATGACGGCATGGAACTGGACCTCGACTGGGTAGCCTCCGTCCAGGCCAATACAAGCGCCATCGAGCGGCGCGCCGCCACGCTTCCCGGCAGGCGTTCGGTCAAGAAAACCCATCAGGCGGCGTGGCTGGCCAAAGCGATCACCCTCATCGACCTGACCACGCTGTCGGGCGACGACACGGCGGGCCGCGTGCGTCGCCTCTGCGCCAAGGCCCGCCAGCCGGTGCGCGCCGATCTGCTGGATGCCCTTGGCCTGCCGCCGATCACAACGGGCGCGGTCTGCGTCTACCACGACATGATCGACGTGGCGGTGGAGGCATTGCAGGGCACCAACATCCCCGTCGCCGCCGTCTCCACCGGGTTCCCGGCGGGCCTCAGCCCGTTCGAGTTGCGCGTGAAGGAGATCGAGATGTCCGTTGCCGCAGGCGCCAAGGAGATCGACATCGTCATCTCCCGCCGCCACGCCCTGACCGGCAATTGGAAGGCCCTTTACGAGGAGATGCGCGCGTTCCGCTCCGCCTGTGGCGAGGCCCACGTGAAGGCAATCCTTGCGACCGGTGAGCTTGGCACCCTGCGCAATGTCGCCAAGGCCTCGCTTGTGTGCATGATGGCGGGCGCCGATTTCATCAAGACCTCCACCGGCAAGGAAAGCGTGAACGCGACGCTCCCCGTCTCCCTCACCATGATCCGCGCCATCCGCGCGTTCGAGGCGCGCACGGGCTACAAGGTGGGCTACAAGCCGGCGGGCGGGATTTCCAAGGCCAAGGATAGCCTCGTCTATCTCAGCCTGATGAAAGAGGAGTTGGGCAATCGCTGGCTGCAACCCGACCTCTTCCGCTTCGGCGCGTCGTCGCTTCTGGGCGATATCGAGCGGCAGTTAGAACACCACGTTACCGGCGCCTATTCTGCCGGGTACCGGCATGGGATGGGATGA